The following are encoded in a window of Desulfuromonas sp. genomic DNA:
- a CDS encoding lytic transglycosylase domain-containing protein produces MLQKTRPGTIACLTLFMLGVAFGQARGDVYRYVDADGVLHFTNTPTVSQYSFYMKESSSGSRLEDIIGHYAAMFALDENLVRAVIKAESDFDPRAVSSKGALGLMQLLPETAREMDVGNPLNAEENIRGGSRYLRQMLDQFQGDLTLALAAYNAGPGAVRRHGGIPPYRETRTYVDRVLKYFERYRQDKDTLL; encoded by the coding sequence ATGCTTCAGAAGACCAGGCCCGGGACGATCGCTTGCTTGACCTTGTTCATGCTCGGCGTGGCGTTCGGACAGGCGAGGGGGGACGTCTACCGGTATGTGGATGCCGACGGGGTCCTCCACTTCACCAACACGCCCACCGTCAGCCAGTACAGCTTCTACATGAAGGAGAGCAGCTCCGGGAGCAGGCTCGAAGACATTATCGGCCACTACGCCGCCATGTTTGCCCTTGACGAGAACTTGGTGCGGGCGGTCATCAAGGCCGAGTCCGATTTCGACCCGAGGGCCGTCTCCAGCAAGGGGGCCCTCGGACTGATGCAGCTCCTTCCCGAAACGGCCCGGGAGATGGACGTTGGCAACCCCTTGAACGCCGAGGAGAACATCCGCGGCGGCAGCCGCTACCTGCGCCAGATGCTCGATCAGTTCCAGGGCGACCTGACCCTCGCTCTGGCCGCCTACAACGCCGGACCGGGCGCCGTGCGCCGCCACGGCGGCATTCCCCCCTACCGGGAGACGCGCACCTACGTGGACCGGGTGCTCAAGTACTTCGAACGCTACCGACAGGACAAGGACACCCTTTTATGA
- the pgsA gene encoding CDP-diacylglycerol--glycerol-3-phosphate 3-phosphatidyltransferase, which yields MSLRSGLLNLPNLLTLGRIAAVPLLVVLLLFESRSNCIWAAAVFGVAAITDWLDGWLARRWQVVTVLGKFLDPLADKLLVMAAMIMLIPLDRVPAWAVFCILAREMLVTGLRSIASSEGIVIDASNLGKYKTIIQMTALPGLLLHYDYYWLFGIEWELFHVNMHNFGIFYFYIAFALTIWSGADYLFKFSKVIAK from the coding sequence ATGAGCCTGCGCTCCGGCCTTTTGAATCTACCCAACCTGCTGACCCTGGGGCGCATCGCCGCTGTGCCCCTCCTGGTGGTGCTGCTCCTTTTCGAAAGCCGGAGCAACTGCATTTGGGCGGCCGCCGTGTTCGGAGTCGCCGCCATTACAGACTGGCTCGACGGATGGCTGGCCCGCCGCTGGCAGGTCGTTACGGTGCTGGGGAAGTTTCTCGACCCGCTCGCCGACAAGCTGCTCGTCATGGCGGCCATGATCATGCTCATTCCCCTGGACCGCGTGCCGGCCTGGGCGGTTTTCTGCATTCTCGCCAGGGAGATGCTGGTCACAGGGCTGCGCTCCATCGCCTCCTCCGAGGGGATCGTCATCGACGCGAGCAACCTGGGCAAATACAAGACCATTATCCAGATGACCGCGTTGCCCGGCCTGCTCCTTCATTACGACTACTACTGGCTGTTCGGGATCGAGTGGGAACTGTTCCACGTCAACATGCACAACTTCGGAATCTTTTATTTTTACATCGCCTTCGCCCTGACGATCTGGTCGGGAGCCGATTACCTGTTCAAATTCTCCAAAGTTATCGCCAAGTAA